The following are encoded together in the Lathyrus oleraceus cultivar Zhongwan6 chromosome 3, CAAS_Psat_ZW6_1.0, whole genome shotgun sequence genome:
- the LOC127130945 gene encoding uncharacterized protein LOC127130945, whose product MVDEELHFKTVLRRKNAANEELYNLVKTHMIHGPCRFANRSSPCMKDGKCSKYFPKQFQPETIVDQDGFPVYRRRDNGHTVLKNGIQVDNRNVVPYNAKLLTKYQAHINMEWCNQRTSIKYLFKYINKGYDRITAAIVPNDDGTSNQPQNIDEIKQYIDCRYVSNISLEI is encoded by the coding sequence ATGGTAGATGAAGAATTACATTTTAAAACTGTTTTGAGGAGGAAGAATGCTGCAAATGAAGAGTTGTATAATTTGGTTAAAACTCACATGATTCATGGCCCGTGTAGATTTGCAAATCGATCTTCGCCGTGCATGAAAGATGGAAAATGTTCTAAATATTTTCCAAAACAGTTTCAGCCCGAAACAATTGTTGATCAAGATGGGTTTCCGGTATATAGAAGAAGGGACAATGGACATACAGTTCTTAAGAATGGAATTCAAGTCGATAACCGGAATGTTGTTCCATACAATGCAAAGTTGTTGACAAAGTACCAAGCTCACATAAACATGGAATGGTGCAATCAAAGGACATCGATTAAGTACTTATTCAAGTACATCAACAAAGGTTACGACAGAATTACCGCTGCCATTGTACCGAATGATGATGGAACTTCCAACCAGCCGCAGAATATTGATGAGATCAAACAGTATATTGATTGTAGGTACGTTTCTAATATATCACTTGAAATATGA